aaaccggccttaaatcttaaataaatcatataccctaaaccaaaaaccctaaacaattttattattatctcttttacaattattttaaataataatattttaaattttccatgtgttttatttcaaattatttctacgtgtcataatttttttctgaagattttaaatattcaattagaaataaattgaaatttatttaatatgaataaaccaattaagataaaatatttttagcggcccttttcaaaaaacgccgctaaatccccgaaagctcagaaaacgacgtcgttgggcttaggtttttttgcggcgcttttccaaaaacgccgctaaagtcctgggcattagcggcgctttaccaaaaacgccgctaaatccctgaaagttcagaaaacggcgtcgttgggcttaggtttttttgcggcgcttttccaaaaacgccgctaaagccctgggcattagcggcgctttaccaaaaacgccgctaaatccctgaaagttcagaaaacggcatcgttgggcttaggtttttttgcggcgctttatcaaaaatgccgctaaagccctaGGCATTAGCGACGCAtccttaaaaacgccgctaaatccccaaaagcttaaaaaacggcgtcgttgggcttaggtttttttgcggcgctttcccaaaaatgccgctaaaaccccgagcattagcggcgctttcttaaaaacgccgctaaatcggCTCAAAGCTCGTAaagcgtcgttgggcttaggttttttgcggcgctttctcaaaaacgccgctaatgcttttttttagtggcgttttccgtaatgcgccgctaataatcgatcattagcggcgttttttatccaaacgccgctaaaagcttgttttggtgtagtgtgaaAATGTTACTTTCATATGTATCAGATGAaagatttatattatttgttttagcACTTTTACTATAAACTTTAGTGCATATGTACTATAATAGTCCTTTGGATTCTTTATTTCCTTTGTTAAAAGTGAATGAAATTAATTCctgaaaaccaaaaaaaaattgatgtattaaaatttaaaaagaaatgtcATGGttttgattatgaaataaacccaatattttataattacaagcattttataaaattaatattgtgTTATTCCATTATAAACAATCTTCaaagaaatttctaaataaggaaatatattttacgtaaaattatttaaatactaaaatatatttttttttttgaaaaattaatccatttttgGTAAGTTAAATAAGTGAAACAAACAAAGACGAAAGCCGCCTAGTGtcataaaagaaagaaaaggagctATATATAATTGGGGCCCCACAATTCCGTGTTTATAGGAGCCACGACTGTCGGTACTGCAGCTATCCGGCCACGTGTTGCTTGAAGTCGGTAAAGAAAGTAGTGTGGGGAGTAGATTTGCAAGTGACACGTGTCGGAAGTTGGATAATAACATATAACAATTGGGACAATATTTGGAGTGAGGTGGGAATTTGTGAGTCACAGATAGTTGAGTGGCCAATCTTCACTTCATTTCTGATGCGAAAggacaaaacaaaacaagtccCCCTTAAACAATTTCCGAATCAGGTAACTACACCAATTCATCTGATTTGATATTGATTGGTAAGATTagcatttataaataaaaaattctcaaaaaccACACTCCTAATCCCAACCTCAGTCAATCAATCATTGTCAAATTACGTTCTTTTGCTATAaataatttcttctttcttttttatttgtctcaTTATAACCATTTTAACGGTTACACTCTACAGTCTACAGTCTGCATCCCTCTTCACATAGAAAGAGTGGAAGAAACAGAGAGAAAGCATAAGATTAACCAAGGAAAGAAGCTGTTTGTATAGGTTTTAGGCAaccagagaaaaaaaaaccaaacaccCAGATGGAATTTAGCTCCTTTTTGACGTCCTTAGGGACttcatttataatattcataattttgatGCTGCTCTTTACTTGGCTGTCGGCAAAACGAGGGAACGCGGTGGTGTATTATCCAAATCGGATCTTGAAAGGTTTGGAACCATGGGAAGGCGGTTTAAAGACACGAAACCCTTTGGCTTGGATACGAGAAGCCTTATCTTCTACTGAACAAGATATTATAAACATGTCCGGGATTGACACTGCCGTCTACTTTGTCTTCTTGGGCACTGGTTTCCTTCtcctccttttttttgttttttgagaTCTGTTTCTGTTTTTCTCATGAAGTTTAGTTCTCTTTTCTTGTTCTGGTTTTAAATTAAGGTTAGATTTTCTGTCGGTTTGTTGTTTTTTTGAGGTGATTTTCATACTGTGATTTGCTtctaaatttggatttttcctttttttgagtttttaaactatattttaatgatttgaatATGGCAGTACTGGGAATATTGGTTTTGTCTGGCGTGGTACTGCTTCTAGTTCTTCTACCCACTGCTTCAACTGATGATGAAGTAAAGAAAAACGCAAAGAGCACTACTAGCAAGGGGACTTTCAATGACCTAGACAAGTTGTCAATGGCGAATATTGAAGTAAGCTATAACATTCTCATCACCTGGAAATAACCCCCCTTTTCGTATTACTGATAAGCTTCATTTCGATCCATACAGGAGAGGAGTCCAAGGTTGTGGGCATTTCTGATAGCTGTATACTGGGTCTCTCTTGTCACCTATGTCCTTTCGTGGAAGGCTTATAAACGTGTTTCTGCACTAAGAGCTAATGCTTTAATGTCTCCTGAAGTGAAACCTGAGCAATTTGCTGTTCTTGTTAGAGACTTGCCTGATGTCACTCCAGGTCAAACTAGAAAGGAGCAGGTCGAttcgtattttaaatctatcTATCCTGATACATTCTACAGATCACTGGTGGTAACCAACAACAAAAAGGTAATTTAGAAAGTTTCACTGATTGATGGTATATTTTGATcacatatatatgtttattggTTCTATATGTCATCTTGCCTTGTTAGGTTGACAAAATCTGGGCAGAATTGGAAGGATACAGAAAGAAGCTTGCACGAACTGAAGCAATATACGAAGAGTCGATAAGGAAAGGCAACTCGGAAGGGAAGGGACCGACCAACAAAACCGGCTTCCTTGGTCTCTGTGGTAAACAGGTAGACAGCATTGAGTACtacaatgaaaagataaaaaaaatgacaCAAAAATTGGAAGCTGAACAAAAGGTGACCCTCCGAGAAAAGCAGCTCGGAGCTGCTTTAGTTTTCTTTACCGACAGGGTAACTGCAGCCTTGGCTGCTCAAAGCCTGCATGCTCAAATGGTAGATAAATGGACAGTAACAGACGCTCCCGAACCTCGTCAACTTATATGGACCAATCTGACTATCAAGTTTTTCGTAAGGATAGTTCGACAATACATGGTTTACGTCCTCGTGTTTCTGACTATAGTTTTTTATATGATTCCGATTGGTTTTATCTCTGCAATCACAACCCTTGAGAATCTGAGAAAACTTTTGCCATTCTTGAAGCCAATTGTTGATCAGGTTCAAATAAAGACAGTACTAGAGGCATATCTTCCTCAGCTTGCACTCATTATATTCTTGGCATTACTACCCatgtttcttttgtttctatCCAAGATAGAGGGAATTCCATCAGGGAGCCATGTAATAAGGGCTGCATCAGggaagtatttttattttagtgtgCTGAATGTGTTCATTGGGGTTACTATTGGTGGAACTTTGTTTGATACATTGAAGAGTGTTGAGGAAGAGCCTAACTCCCTTGTTCCTTTGCTGGCAAAAAGTCTTCCAGGCAATGCAACTTTCTTCATCACATTTGTGGCTCTAAAGTAAGCATAATTGGCTTCGTTGGAGTTATAGTCTATCTTCTATTATTGCTTTTATGATTCCATTTTATCATTAACATTTTGGTTTGTAGGTTCTTCGTCGGTTACGGGCTTGAGCTTTCCCGAATAGTTCCCCTAATCATATATCATCTGAGAAGGAAATATCTTTGCAAGAGTGAAGCAGAGATAAGAGAAGCTTGGTTTCCTGGAGATATTAGCTATGCCACTAGAGTTCCTAGTGACATGCTTATCATCACCATTGTTCTGTGCTACTCAGTTATAGCTCCTGTGATCATCCCATTCGGAGTACTTTACTTCGCCTTGGGTTGGCTTGTTCTCCGGAATCAGGCACTCAAAGTCTATGTTCCATCATATGAGAGCTATGGAAGAATGTGGCCACACATGCATACACGAATAATGGGTGCCCTGCTGTTATACCAAGTTACTATGTTGGGTTACTTTGGGGTGATTCAGTTCTACTACACTCCCATCCTGATTCCGGCACCGATATTGTCTCTGCTCTTCTACTATGTCTGTAGAAGGAAATTCTATAACGCATTTTGTCACACGGCTCTTGAAGTTGCTAGCCAAGAGCTGAAGGAAACTCCGAACATGGAACTGATATTCAGATCGTATATCCCGCCGAGCTTGATTCCTGAGAAGCAAGAAGATGAGCAGTTTGAAGGTGCTTTATCTCGTGTTTCAAGAACAGGAACATTTGTTTGAAGTACATCTTTTGTGTATTTCCACCACTCAGATGCCGTTCTGTAACTTGGATTGTCTGTT
This genomic stretch from Gossypium raimondii isolate GPD5lz chromosome 6, ASM2569854v1, whole genome shotgun sequence harbors:
- the LOC105774160 gene encoding CSC1-like protein ERD4; protein product: MEFSSFLTSLGTSFIIFIILMLLFTWLSAKRGNAVVYYPNRILKGLEPWEGGLKTRNPLAWIREALSSTEQDIINMSGIDTAVYFVFLGTVLGILVLSGVVLLLVLLPTASTDDEVKKNAKSTTSKGTFNDLDKLSMANIEERSPRLWAFLIAVYWVSLVTYVLSWKAYKRVSALRANALMSPEVKPEQFAVLVRDLPDVTPGQTRKEQVDSYFKSIYPDTFYRSLVVTNNKKVDKIWAELEGYRKKLARTEAIYEESIRKGNSEGKGPTNKTGFLGLCGKQVDSIEYYNEKIKKMTQKLEAEQKVTLREKQLGAALVFFTDRVTAALAAQSLHAQMVDKWTVTDAPEPRQLIWTNLTIKFFVRIVRQYMVYVLVFLTIVFYMIPIGFISAITTLENLRKLLPFLKPIVDQVQIKTVLEAYLPQLALIIFLALLPMFLLFLSKIEGIPSGSHVIRAASGKYFYFSVLNVFIGVTIGGTLFDTLKSVEEEPNSLVPLLAKSLPGNATFFITFVALKFFVGYGLELSRIVPLIIYHLRRKYLCKSEAEIREAWFPGDISYATRVPSDMLIITIVLCYSVIAPVIIPFGVLYFALGWLVLRNQALKVYVPSYESYGRMWPHMHTRIMGALLLYQVTMLGYFGVIQFYYTPILIPAPILSLLFYYVCRRKFYNAFCHTALEVASQELKETPNMELIFRSYIPPSLIPEKQEDEQFEGALSRVSRTGTFV